From the genome of Lawsonella clevelandensis, one region includes:
- a CDS encoding NADH-quinone oxidoreductase subunit M, whose amino-acid sequence MLITSAALIPLVGALLLTVVRGVASRVVAMLASLGSLGIAIAMAVLFNPGQGMQFTELHQWIPQIDAYYSLGVDGIGLSLVLLTAILTPLVLLYAFTENFREDQLGERAFLALALAVEGFSLYVFTATDVLLFYLFFEATLIPMFFLIGGFGGAQRRYAAIKFLLYSLTSGLVMLAAVIGVYINSQNSGHGTFLLSDLMNMNLGTNTERLLFVGFMIAFAVKAPMVPVHTWLPDAAENTTPGGAVMMVAIMDKIGTFGMFRFALGLFPNAAEWATPVVIVLAVISIIYGALAALAQGNLMRLVAYTSVSHFGFIVLGLFALTPTSVAGANLYMFNHGISTAALFLLVGYLMKRRGSAEIADFGGVQKVAPVLAGFLLIAGLSSLSLPGLAPFVSEFGVLAGTWTNYPWAAGISAIAMVLAALYIMRMYKRTMTGLPSDEVKEKVSELSMAERWIIVPLLALLLVLGVYPTPLTRVLNPDSEQAVTFVEKATNHEAVAPAAQPESTTISLGGAR is encoded by the coding sequence ATGTTAATTACCTCTGCCGCACTAATCCCCCTGGTAGGAGCGCTCCTCCTTACCGTGGTCCGGGGTGTTGCCAGCCGCGTGGTGGCCATGCTTGCCTCCCTCGGCTCGCTGGGTATCGCCATTGCTATGGCAGTACTCTTCAACCCTGGCCAAGGTATGCAGTTCACCGAACTACACCAGTGGATTCCCCAGATTGACGCCTACTACTCGCTTGGTGTGGATGGTATCGGGTTGAGCCTCGTGCTCCTCACCGCCATTCTCACCCCGCTGGTGCTGCTCTACGCTTTCACGGAGAACTTCCGTGAAGACCAGCTGGGAGAACGCGCCTTCCTGGCACTTGCGCTGGCCGTCGAGGGTTTCTCCCTCTACGTCTTCACTGCCACTGACGTTCTGCTGTTCTACCTCTTCTTCGAGGCCACCCTCATCCCGATGTTCTTCCTCATCGGTGGTTTTGGTGGAGCACAGCGTCGCTACGCTGCCATCAAGTTCCTGCTGTACTCCTTGACCTCTGGTCTGGTTATGCTGGCCGCCGTTATCGGCGTCTACATAAACTCCCAGAACAGTGGCCACGGCACCTTCCTGCTGAGTGACCTCATGAACATGAATCTCGGCACGAACACGGAACGCCTACTGTTTGTGGGATTCATGATCGCCTTCGCTGTGAAGGCCCCCATGGTTCCGGTTCACACCTGGCTGCCCGACGCCGCAGAGAACACCACCCCCGGTGGTGCAGTGATGATGGTCGCCATCATGGACAAGATTGGCACCTTCGGTATGTTCCGCTTCGCGCTGGGTCTCTTCCCGAACGCAGCCGAGTGGGCCACCCCAGTGGTCATCGTCCTGGCCGTGATATCCATCATCTACGGTGCACTTGCCGCACTGGCGCAGGGCAACCTCATGCGCCTGGTGGCGTACACCTCCGTCAGCCACTTTGGTTTCATCGTACTGGGCCTCTTCGCCCTCACTCCCACCTCGGTGGCAGGTGCCAACCTTTACATGTTCAACCACGGCATCTCTACCGCCGCGCTCTTCCTCCTGGTTGGTTACCTGATGAAGCGTCGTGGCTCCGCAGAGATCGCCGACTTCGGTGGCGTGCAGAAGGTTGCCCCGGTGCTTGCCGGCTTCCTCCTCATCGCGGGTCTGTCGTCCCTGTCTCTCCCCGGCCTGGCACCCTTCGTGTCTGAGTTCGGTGTGCTGGCGGGAACCTGGACGAATTACCCGTGGGCTGCCGGCATCTCGGCCATCGCTATGGTGCTTGCCGCCCTCTACATCATGCGGATGTACAAGCGGACGATGACGGGTCTCCCCTCTGATGAGGTGAAAGAGAAGGTCTCCGAGCTGTCCATGGCGGAACGGTGGATCATCGTTCCTCTGCTGGCTCTGCTCCTTGTCCTCGGCGTCTACCCCACTCCGCTGACCAGGGTGCTGAACCCCGATTCTGAACAGGCTGTCACCTTTGTTGAGAAGGCAACAAACCACGAAGCCGTGGCTCCGGCCGCGCAGCCTGAATCGACCACTATCTCTTTAGGAGGTGCGCGCTAA
- the nuoL gene encoding NADH-quinone oxidoreductase subunit L, whose protein sequence is MTVAPPTTDTTTTVVAWLIIGLPLIGAALLLMGGRLLDRWGHWLAVVMSFAAFACGLTLFIQMAMRSAADRALTAPFYTWMSLPGVETDLGIRLDPLSIIFVLLITGVGSLIHLYSVGYMAHDEKRRKFFAFLNLFMAAMLTLVLGNSYLVLFVGWEGVGLASYLLIGFWAHKPSAAKAANKAFIMNRMGDVGMMLAIITMFKFFGSTEFSAVNAGVADADSWIPTFLGFMLLMGACAKSAQVPFQAWLLDAMEGPTPVSALIHAATMVTAGVYLVVRSGSIYQLSWQAALAVVIVGSVTLLVGAWIGSSKDDIKKVLAGSTMSQIGYMILAAGIGPAGYALAIFHLVTHGFFKANMFLGAGSIMHAMNDSVDMRRFGGLRKAMPWTFFTFAAGYLAIIGFPGFAGFFSKDPIIEVAFERGWVFGLAALIGAGITALYMTRLMMMTFFGEKRWEEDVHPHESPATMVIPLVILGIFSVIGGFLMVGGITKWLNPAVGGTAPDLHIVHFSWETAATLLVVIVGVLVGWLIFRKPIPTTRENAPLYTRIGDNALYGDTINEYIAVKPTQGLAQATALLDRRAVNPAVDGGGRGLVSLSGLLSRLQNGMIRSYGLLMVVGTAVLAAVALILGQLA, encoded by the coding sequence CTGACTGTCGCCCCACCTACAACGGATACGACGACCACCGTAGTGGCCTGGCTGATTATCGGCCTGCCCCTTATTGGCGCCGCACTGCTGCTTATGGGCGGCCGGCTGCTGGACCGCTGGGGGCACTGGCTCGCCGTCGTGATGAGCTTCGCCGCCTTCGCCTGTGGCCTCACTCTGTTTATCCAGATGGCGATGCGCTCTGCTGCGGATCGCGCCCTGACAGCACCCTTCTACACCTGGATGTCGCTGCCGGGAGTGGAGACCGATCTTGGTATTCGCCTCGATCCCCTCTCCATCATCTTCGTGCTCCTCATCACCGGTGTCGGTAGCCTCATCCACCTCTACTCGGTGGGTTACATGGCACACGATGAGAAGCGTCGTAAGTTCTTCGCATTCCTCAACCTCTTCATGGCAGCCATGCTGACGCTGGTTCTCGGCAATAGCTACCTGGTGCTGTTCGTTGGTTGGGAAGGCGTCGGTCTGGCCTCCTACCTCCTCATCGGATTCTGGGCACATAAGCCCTCCGCTGCGAAGGCTGCGAACAAGGCCTTCATCATGAACCGTATGGGTGACGTGGGCATGATGCTCGCCATCATCACCATGTTCAAGTTCTTCGGTTCCACCGAATTTTCCGCTGTCAACGCCGGCGTTGCCGATGCGGACAGCTGGATCCCCACCTTCCTCGGTTTCATGCTCCTGATGGGTGCCTGCGCCAAGTCCGCACAGGTTCCTTTCCAGGCCTGGCTCCTCGACGCCATGGAGGGCCCGACCCCCGTGTCCGCCCTCATCCACGCCGCCACCATGGTTACCGCCGGTGTTTACCTGGTCGTCCGCAGTGGCAGCATCTACCAGCTGTCGTGGCAGGCTGCTCTGGCAGTTGTCATCGTTGGCTCTGTAACCCTCCTGGTTGGTGCTTGGATCGGTAGTTCCAAAGACGACATCAAGAAGGTTCTCGCTGGTTCGACCATGTCCCAGATTGGCTACATGATTCTGGCCGCAGGCATCGGTCCTGCCGGCTACGCACTGGCCATCTTCCACCTGGTTACCCACGGTTTCTTCAAGGCCAACATGTTCCTCGGTGCCGGCTCCATCATGCACGCTATGAATGACAGCGTCGACATGCGCCGGTTCGGTGGACTCCGCAAAGCCATGCCATGGACCTTCTTCACCTTCGCTGCCGGCTACCTAGCTATCATCGGCTTCCCCGGCTTCGCAGGCTTCTTCTCCAAGGACCCCATCATTGAGGTCGCCTTTGAACGTGGCTGGGTATTCGGCCTGGCAGCGCTCATCGGTGCTGGCATCACTGCCCTCTACATGACGCGCCTCATGATGATGACCTTCTTCGGTGAAAAGCGCTGGGAAGAGGACGTGCACCCGCACGAGTCTCCGGCCACGATGGTGATCCCGCTGGTTATTCTCGGTATCTTCTCCGTGATTGGTGGCTTCCTCATGGTGGGAGGCATCACCAAGTGGCTCAACCCCGCCGTTGGTGGCACTGCGCCGGATCTCCACATTGTTCACTTCAGTTGGGAGACCGCCGCTACCCTCCTGGTGGTTATCGTTGGGGTGCTGGTCGGCTGGTTGATCTTCCGCAAGCCCATACCCACTACGCGTGAGAATGCGCCTCTGTACACCCGTATCGGCGACAATGCCCTCTACGGCGACACGATCAATGAGTACATTGCCGTGAAGCCCACCCAGGGTCTTGCGCAGGCTACGGCTCTTCTAGACCGACGCGCCGTTAACCCCGCCGTTGATGGTGGCGGACGCGGCCTGGTCAGTCTGTCCGGTTTGCTGTCGCGCTTGCAGAACGGCATGATCCGCTCCTACGGCCTCCTCATGGTCGTGGGTACCGCGGTTCTCGCCGCTGTTGCGCTCATCCTCGGACAACTGGCATAA